In the Clostridium beijerinckii genome, one interval contains:
- a CDS encoding peptide MFS transporter produces the protein MELKKDSDITMKEVSSNESSKMKHPPGLYMLFFTEMWERFSYYGMRALLVMYLTTEFIRGGLGVDKVSAMTIYANFTSLVYLTPLAGGYISDRYLGQRKAITIGGIIIALGQLTLFSNQSMTTLYIGLFLLIIGNGFFKPNISTMVGHLYADGDKRKDSAFTIFYMGINAGSFLAPLICGTLAEKTMATTQAGEIIHYGFRYGFLVAGLGMILGQVIFNGLANKFLGDIGKAPVGVAKSNSNDNKAKAKPLTKQEKHRTAVILILTAFAIIFWTGFEQAGSSLTIYTQDFINRSVNGWEVPVSWFQSLNPLFILILGIPISKLWYKLACSKSGDLSIPQKMATGSILLGLGFLLMVGAVMQRGGNIEDTAIKANMIWLVGTYFFHTVGELCLSPVGLSMVSQLAPAKLASFLMGVWLLSSFVANQIAGRLAGYTETLGHLQIFAGIAATSIIMGILFLLFNKKLAAMME, from the coding sequence ATGGAACTTAAAAAAGACAGTGATATAACGATGAAAGAAGTTTCATCAAACGAATCAAGCAAAATGAAACATCCTCCAGGTCTGTATATGTTATTTTTTACAGAAATGTGGGAAAGATTTAGTTACTATGGTATGAGAGCATTGCTTGTAATGTATTTAACTACAGAATTTATAAGAGGTGGACTTGGTGTAGATAAGGTATCTGCAATGACTATATATGCAAATTTTACATCTCTTGTATATCTTACTCCACTAGCAGGCGGATATATCTCAGATAGATACTTAGGACAAAGAAAAGCTATCACTATTGGAGGAATAATAATAGCTCTTGGACAGTTAACATTATTCTCAAACCAAAGTATGACTACATTGTACATAGGTTTATTTTTACTTATAATCGGGAATGGTTTCTTTAAACCAAATATTTCAACAATGGTTGGTCATTTATATGCTGATGGCGATAAAAGAAAAGATTCAGCTTTCACTATTTTCTACATGGGAATAAACGCCGGATCATTTTTAGCACCTCTTATATGTGGTACATTAGCAGAAAAAACAATGGCTACTACACAAGCAGGTGAAATTATACACTACGGATTTAGATATGGTTTCTTAGTTGCAGGACTTGGAATGATTTTAGGACAAGTAATCTTTAATGGATTAGCAAACAAATTCCTTGGAGATATTGGTAAAGCACCTGTAGGTGTAGCTAAATCTAATTCCAATGATAATAAAGCAAAAGCTAAGCCATTAACTAAGCAAGAAAAACATAGAACTGCAGTTATTTTAATATTAACAGCTTTTGCTATAATATTCTGGACAGGCTTCGAGCAAGCTGGAAGTTCACTTACTATATACACACAAGATTTTATAAATAGATCAGTAAATGGATGGGAAGTGCCAGTATCTTGGTTCCAATCATTAAATCCATTGTTTATATTAATACTTGGAATACCTATATCAAAGCTATGGTACAAATTAGCTTGCAGCAAGAGTGGTGATTTAAGTATTCCTCAAAAGATGGCAACAGGTTCAATACTTCTAGGACTTGGTTTCTTACTTATGGTTGGTGCTGTTATGCAAAGAGGAGGAAATATAGAAGATACTGCTATTAAAGCTAACATGATATGGCTTGTAGGAACTTATTTCTTCCATACTGTTGGTGAACTTTGCTTATCACCAGTTGGACTTTCAATGGTAAGTCAATTAGCGCCAGCTAAACTTGCATCTTTCCTAATGGGTGTATGGCTTCTAAGCAGCTTTGTTGCTAATCAAATAGCAGGAAGACTTGCTGGTTACACAGAAACTTTAGGACACTTACAAATATTTGCTGGAATAGCTGCTACTTCAATTATAATGGGAATATTATTCTTATTATTTAATAAAAAATTAGCAGCAATGATGGAATAG
- a CDS encoding M15 family metallopeptidase: MRKISNFIICFFIIFSIPIDSKASEDRDYQTEMKQDILILMLSYPQHIVDVEKKSDDEVYIIMKSGKKIIYDDKKKKNHEVKLTNPDLQDMLEQDYPLEKNTEIMDKNFDPGRARHYELLSEVYGNSKGAIEKNLASLKYGYTNYQFNKQNNANASLEAALKELMPLAKSRSDIGSILYPASGTFNYRVISGTGRLSPHSYGIAIDLKSDKRDYWKWSSEKAGKERLSDYPKELVEAFEKNNFVWGGKWGHFDILHFEYRPEIILKARYFANWNKNDEWFQGIPLNEETNKYIEIINNKL; this comes from the coding sequence ATAAGAAAAATTAGTAATTTTATAATATGTTTTTTTATTATTTTTAGCATTCCTATAGATTCAAAGGCATCAGAAGATAGGGATTACCAAACAGAGATGAAGCAGGATATTTTGATTCTTATGTTATCATATCCTCAACATATAGTAGATGTAGAAAAGAAAAGTGATGATGAAGTTTACATAATTATGAAATCAGGTAAGAAAATTATTTATGATGATAAAAAGAAAAAAAATCATGAAGTAAAATTAACAAATCCTGATTTACAAGATATGTTAGAGCAAGACTACCCATTAGAAAAAAATACAGAGATCATGGATAAAAATTTTGATCCTGGTAGAGCTAGACATTACGAGTTATTAAGCGAAGTATATGGAAATTCTAAGGGAGCAATTGAAAAAAACTTAGCTAGCTTAAAGTATGGATATACTAATTATCAATTCAATAAGCAAAATAATGCTAATGCGTCTTTAGAAGCAGCTTTAAAAGAATTAATGCCTTTAGCAAAATCAAGATCAGATATAGGTAGTATACTTTACCCTGCCAGCGGAACATTTAATTATAGAGTTATATCTGGAACTGGAAGGCTAAGCCCACATTCATATGGAATCGCAATTGATCTTAAAAGTGATAAGAGAGATTATTGGAAGTGGAGTTCAGAAAAGGCTGGAAAGGAAAGACTCTCTGATTACCCTAAAGAACTAGTGGAAGCATTTGAAAAGAATAATTTCGTGTGGGGAGGAAAATGGGGACATTTTGATATATTGCATTTTGAATATAGACCAGAAATAATATTAAAAGCTAGATATTTTGCTAATTGGAATAAAAATGATGAATGGTTCCAAGGTATTCCTCTAAACGAAGAAACTAATAAGTATATTGAAATAATTAACAATAAATTGTAA
- a CDS encoding amidase domain-containing protein: MRLSKIKKNRSKFIIILVFIVFLSLITSDKSSIVFADTSTDNEVKSIVENIFAIKNKAILSKDLDSIKALYATDTRYGQWAYEYEEKKVKYVNNWAEKQGIQFVDIVPKVVIKKSKIGDNKCSFSLICNTEYKYIYPDQPEAINSSRMGTYHSFQLSKRDNNWIITKEWYTDPFADSLSLENIKADEIKQYISSQPPRDISNINEKRKGAKEYAERYCGAATIEEYGFKYNNKYRDFNPEGGDCANFASQILREGGKFKENSTWNYDKGSATGPWVNAGKFTHYMINSGRASVIARGSYEKVYKASYKLLPGDFIAYEKKGDITHVSTVTGVDSKGYSLVTCHNTDRNNVPWDLGWSDKKIKFWLIRVHY; the protein is encoded by the coding sequence ATGCGACTCTCTAAAATCAAAAAAAACAGGTCAAAATTTATAATCATCTTAGTATTCATTGTGTTTTTATCATTGATTACTAGTGATAAAAGTAGCATTGTATTTGCTGATACTAGTACTGATAATGAAGTGAAAAGTATTGTAGAAAATATATTTGCAATAAAAAATAAAGCTATACTTAGCAAAGATTTGGATTCAATTAAAGCCTTATATGCTACTGATACTAGATATGGTCAATGGGCATATGAGTATGAGGAAAAAAAGGTTAAGTATGTTAATAACTGGGCTGAAAAGCAGGGAATACAATTTGTGGATATCGTTCCTAAAGTAGTAATCAAAAAATCGAAAATTGGAGACAATAAATGTTCTTTTAGTTTAATTTGTAATACAGAGTATAAGTACATATATCCGGATCAACCTGAAGCTATAAATAGTTCAAGAATGGGGACATATCATTCTTTTCAATTAAGCAAGAGAGATAATAATTGGATAATAACAAAGGAATGGTATACAGATCCATTTGCTGATTCCTTAAGTTTAGAAAATATTAAAGCAGATGAGATTAAACAATATATATCATCACAGCCTCCTAGAGATATTTCAAATATTAATGAAAAAAGAAAAGGAGCAAAGGAATATGCAGAAAGGTACTGTGGAGCGGCAACTATCGAGGAATATGGCTTTAAGTATAATAATAAATATAGAGATTTTAATCCAGAAGGTGGAGATTGTGCAAATTTTGCGTCACAAATACTACGCGAAGGAGGAAAATTCAAGGAAAATTCTACATGGAACTATGACAAAGGAAGTGCAACAGGTCCTTGGGTAAATGCCGGTAAGTTTACTCACTATATGATTAATAGCGGAAGAGCATCGGTAATTGCTAGAGGAAGTTATGAAAAGGTATATAAGGCTTCTTATAAATTACTTCCCGGAGATTTCATAGCATACGAAAAGAAAGGTGATATAACCCATGTATCGACAGTTACAGGAGTCGATTCTAAAGGATATTCCTTAGTAACGTGTCATAATACAGATAGAAATAATGTTCCATGGGATTTAGGATGGAGTGATAAAAAAATTAAGTTTTGGCTTATTAGAGTTCATTACTAA
- a CDS encoding GNAT family N-acetyltransferase, producing MKQIVLNKKDKSVVQARLKLLDVSYIDKIMKLQDDVYTRLENKDFFVCSDKKEFETAINEKGIVLGCVSLDEDELIAIGAYIEYGYDEHNYGHDIKIQGEKLLKVGQIESTMVLDDYRGNKLQKIMCESLEEISKTAGMNCICATVYPDNKYSLNTFKKLGYNVMEDKLKYGGLRRFVLMKELK from the coding sequence ATGAAACAAATAGTATTAAATAAAAAAGATAAAAGTGTTGTACAAGCCCGATTGAAACTATTGGATGTAAGCTATATCGATAAAATTATGAAATTACAAGATGATGTATATACAAGATTAGAAAACAAAGATTTCTTTGTATGTTCAGATAAAAAAGAATTTGAAACTGCTATAAATGAAAAAGGTATAGTCTTGGGTTGTGTTTCGTTAGATGAAGATGAGCTAATTGCTATAGGAGCATATATTGAATATGGATACGATGAACATAATTATGGACATGATATAAAAATTCAAGGGGAAAAGTTGCTTAAGGTAGGGCAGATTGAATCAACTATGGTTTTGGATGATTATAGAGGAAATAAACTTCAAAAGATAATGTGTGAATCTCTTGAAGAAATAAGCAAAACAGCAGGAATGAATTGTATTTGTGCAACAGTTTATCCTGATAATAAATATAGCCTGAATACATTTAAAAAACTTGGGTATAATGTTATGGAAGATAAATTAAAATATGGTGGATTAAGAAGATTTGTTTTAATGAAAGAATTAAAATGA
- the aspS gene encoding aspartate--tRNA(Asn) ligase, which produces MKRIFIKDLAVNGEEKVLLKGWVHKIRDLSHVSFILLRDKSGIIQLVCTKEQIKGLRLENAVEVTGIVRENEKAPKGMEIEVSDIKIAGTVYYDKLPFEIQSFKEKAALETQLDYRTISLRIPKKKAIFKVQNEIEEAFRMFFKGNDFEEIHTPKITHSGTEGGSEMFTVNYFNRRAFLAQSPQFWKQMMVGAGFERVFEVGYAYRAELHNTWRHLNEYVSLDVEMGFIKDETDLMEMEESFIRYLYKHLNEKCAEELKLFDVVLPEEINIPRIPLAKAQEILLTEFNKKSPVGNIDNEGEALFHKYVKEKYNSDYVFLTEYPTAKRPMYAMECEENREMTKSFDLIFKGVEITTGGQRIHDYEMLKAKMERLGLKLEDFAFYLDTFKYGMPPHGGFAIGLERITMQILNLGNIREASLFPRDMKRLTP; this is translated from the coding sequence ATGAAAAGAATATTTATTAAAGATTTAGCAGTTAACGGGGAAGAAAAAGTATTACTTAAAGGTTGGGTTCATAAAATTCGTGATCTTTCACATGTTTCATTTATCTTACTTAGAGATAAATCTGGGATAATTCAATTAGTATGTACTAAGGAACAAATTAAAGGTTTAAGACTTGAAAATGCAGTAGAAGTAACTGGAATAGTTCGCGAAAATGAAAAGGCTCCAAAGGGAATGGAAATTGAAGTATCAGATATTAAAATAGCAGGAACTGTATATTATGACAAATTACCATTTGAAATTCAAAGCTTTAAAGAAAAGGCTGCTCTTGAAACTCAATTGGATTATAGAACAATAAGTCTTAGAATTCCTAAGAAAAAAGCAATTTTCAAGGTTCAAAATGAAATTGAAGAAGCATTTAGAATGTTCTTCAAGGGTAATGATTTTGAAGAAATCCATACTCCAAAGATAACTCATTCTGGAACAGAAGGTGGATCTGAAATGTTTACTGTTAATTACTTTAACAGAAGAGCTTTCCTTGCACAAAGTCCTCAATTCTGGAAGCAAATGATGGTTGGAGCAGGTTTTGAAAGAGTATTTGAAGTTGGTTATGCATATAGAGCAGAACTTCACAACACTTGGAGACATTTAAATGAGTATGTTAGTTTAGACGTTGAAATGGGCTTTATAAAAGACGAAACTGATCTTATGGAAATGGAAGAAAGCTTTATAAGATATTTATATAAACACTTAAATGAAAAATGTGCTGAAGAATTGAAATTATTTGATGTGGTTCTTCCAGAAGAAATTAATATTCCAAGAATTCCACTTGCTAAAGCTCAAGAAATTTTATTAACAGAATTTAATAAAAAATCTCCAGTTGGAAATATTGATAATGAGGGTGAAGCACTATTCCATAAATATGTTAAAGAAAAATATAATAGTGACTATGTATTCCTAACAGAATATCCAACAGCTAAGAGACCAATGTATGCAATGGAATGTGAAGAAAATAGAGAAATGACAAAGAGTTTCGACTTAATCTTCAAGGGCGTTGAAATTACAACTGGTGGTCAAAGGATACATGATTATGAAATGTTAAAAGCTAAAATGGAAAGACTAGGATTAAAGCTTGAAGACTTTGCTTTCTATTTAGATACATTTAAATATGGAATGCCACCTCACGGAGGGTTTGCAATTGGTCTAGAAAGAATTACAATGCAAATATTAAACCTTGGAAATATAAGAGAAGCATCATTATTCCCAAGAGACATGAAGAGATTAACACCGTAA
- the gatC gene encoding Asp-tRNA(Asn)/Glu-tRNA(Gln) amidotransferase subunit GatC, producing the protein MKVSIDEVKYIAKLSKLRFSDEEAAKFAKEFENILEHFQYLNELDLDIKEDIDNKAELKPVVRKDEVKQFECKDLFRNVKDMQETYIKVPKIIE; encoded by the coding sequence ATGAAAGTTAGTATTGATGAAGTAAAATATATAGCAAAGCTTTCTAAATTAAGATTTTCTGATGAAGAAGCTGCTAAATTTGCAAAAGAATTTGAAAATATTTTAGAGCATTTTCAATATTTAAATGAATTAGATTTAGATATTAAAGAAGATATAGATAATAAGGCAGAATTAAAGCCAGTAGTAAGAAAAGATGAAGTTAAACAATTCGAATGTAAGGATTTATTTAGAAATGTTAAAGACATGCAAGAGACTTATATTAAAGTACCAAAGATTATTGAATAG
- the gatA gene encoding Asp-tRNA(Asn)/Glu-tRNA(Gln) amidotransferase subunit GatA, whose product MQMNIKEMVEKIKSGELTSEALVQSYIEEITKNEGTINAFLTLTCEEALAKAKEIDAKVKAGESLGRLAGIPIAIKDNICTEGVNTTCASKMLEDFIPPYDATVIKKLLAEDAIIIGKTNMDEFAMGSSNENSAFKKTLNPRDITRVPGGSSGGSAAAVAAKFAPVSLGSDTGGSIRQPAAFCGVVGLKPTYGLVSRFGLIAFGSSLDQIGPFSNSVEDSAYILNIISGTDEYDSTSIRDLKEIDYTASLQDGIKGMKIGVPEEFFGEGLDEEIKESVKNSLDKLKELGAEVETFSLPIIKDGLAAYYIMSSAEASTNLDRYDGIRYGYKTPNYTNLDELVENSRTEGFGAEVKRRIMLGTYALASGYYDAYYKKADAFRRKLRYDLKKTFEKYDLIVGPVSPVLPFKIGEKKADPLSMYLADIYTINVNLAGNPAISIPAGKSKEGLPIGIQLMGDMLCEEKIFKAAYSLEQALAIEL is encoded by the coding sequence ATGCAAATGAATATTAAAGAAATGGTAGAAAAAATTAAAAGTGGAGAATTAACTAGTGAAGCACTAGTTCAATCATATATTGAAGAAATTACAAAAAACGAAGGGACTATAAATGCATTTTTAACTCTTACTTGTGAAGAAGCATTGGCTAAAGCTAAAGAAATAGATGCTAAAGTAAAAGCTGGTGAATCTCTAGGAAGACTTGCAGGTATTCCAATAGCTATAAAGGATAACATTTGTACAGAAGGAGTAAACACTACTTGTGCATCAAAAATGCTTGAAGATTTTATTCCACCATATGATGCAACTGTAATAAAAAAATTATTAGCTGAAGATGCAATAATTATTGGTAAAACAAATATGGATGAATTTGCAATGGGATCTTCAAATGAGAACTCGGCATTTAAAAAGACTTTAAATCCAAGGGATATAACTAGAGTTCCAGGAGGATCATCAGGTGGATCAGCAGCAGCAGTTGCAGCAAAATTCGCACCAGTGTCGTTAGGATCTGATACCGGTGGATCTATAAGACAACCAGCAGCATTTTGCGGTGTTGTAGGATTAAAACCTACATATGGATTAGTTTCTAGATTTGGACTTATTGCTTTTGGTTCATCATTGGACCAAATTGGACCATTTTCTAATTCAGTAGAAGACAGTGCTTATATTTTAAATATAATTTCTGGAACTGATGAATATGATTCTACAAGCATAAGAGATTTAAAAGAAATAGATTATACTGCTAGTCTTCAAGATGGAATTAAGGGTATGAAAATCGGTGTCCCTGAAGAATTCTTTGGTGAAGGATTAGATGAAGAAATTAAGGAATCAGTAAAAAATAGTTTAGATAAATTAAAAGAATTAGGAGCAGAAGTTGAAACATTTTCTCTTCCTATAATTAAGGATGGATTAGCAGCTTATTATATAATGTCATCTGCTGAAGCAAGTACTAATTTAGATAGATATGATGGAATAAGATATGGTTATAAGACTCCAAATTACACAAATCTAGATGAATTAGTTGAAAACAGTAGAACTGAAGGTTTTGGAGCAGAAGTTAAGAGAAGAATAATGCTTGGAACATATGCACTTGCTTCTGGATATTATGATGCTTATTATAAGAAAGCAGATGCTTTTAGAAGAAAATTAAGATATGATCTTAAAAAGACTTTTGAAAAATATGACTTAATAGTAGGACCAGTTTCACCTGTATTACCTTTTAAAATTGGTGAAAAAAAGGCTGATCCATTATCAATGTACTTAGCTGACATTTACACTATTAATGTTAATTTAGCTGGAAATCCAGCAATATCAATTCCAGCAGGAAAGAGCAAAGAAGGCTTACCAATTGGAATTCAATTGATGGGTGATATGTTATGCGAAGAAAAAATATTCAAAGCTGCATATAGCTTAGAGCAAGCTTTAGCTATTGAATTATAG
- the gatB gene encoding Asp-tRNA(Asn)/Glu-tRNA(Gln) amidotransferase subunit GatB: protein MNFETVIGLEIHAELKSKTKIFCSCSTKFGAEPNANTCPICTGVPGTLPVLNEEVVNLAIKAGTALGCTINKYNKMDRKNYFYPDLPKNYQTSQFDLPICSGGLVEFEHEGKQVKVRLNRIHIEEDAGKLVHVEGEPISLVDYNRVGVPLAEIVTEPDMRSVSEAVAFMKKLKSILEYGEISDCRMEQGSLRCDANISLRPVGQKEYGTKVELKNINSFRELQKALEKEERRQRELYTYGEGHKVVQETRRWDAAKGKTISMRSKEEADDYRYVVEPDLPPIIIYDEQIETITKSLPEMPDEKKERFLTSYELTEKEVDILIGDKGLATFFEKVVELGAKPKIASNWILGDILRILNDRKMESEDMPLEAENFAKLLKVVEEGKISNNVGREVLDEIFDENKDPMKMIEEKGLMQISSSDELEKIVDEVIANNPQSVEDFKAGKTQSAGFLMGQVMKLSKGKANPKVAKELVDKKLSEI from the coding sequence ATGAATTTTGAAACAGTAATAGGACTTGAAATACATGCAGAATTAAAATCGAAGACAAAAATTTTCTGCTCTTGTTCAACTAAATTTGGAGCAGAACCTAATGCTAATACATGTCCAATATGCACAGGGGTCCCTGGAACGCTTCCAGTGCTTAATGAAGAAGTTGTAAATTTAGCAATAAAAGCAGGAACTGCACTAGGATGTACAATAAATAAATATAACAAAATGGATAGAAAAAATTATTTTTATCCCGATCTTCCTAAAAATTATCAAACTTCACAATTTGATTTACCAATCTGTTCAGGTGGGCTTGTAGAATTTGAACATGAAGGAAAGCAAGTAAAAGTTAGATTAAATAGAATTCACATAGAAGAAGATGCTGGAAAGCTAGTTCACGTAGAAGGAGAACCAATTTCTTTAGTAGACTATAACAGAGTTGGTGTTCCTCTAGCAGAAATAGTTACAGAACCAGATATGAGAAGTGTTAGTGAAGCTGTAGCGTTTATGAAAAAGCTTAAATCAATTTTAGAATATGGTGAAATTTCTGATTGTCGTATGGAACAAGGGTCATTAAGATGCGATGCTAATATTTCATTAAGACCAGTAGGGCAAAAAGAATATGGAACTAAGGTAGAGCTTAAAAATATTAACTCATTTAGAGAACTTCAAAAAGCTTTAGAAAAAGAAGAAAGAAGACAAAGAGAACTTTATACTTATGGAGAAGGTCATAAGGTAGTTCAAGAAACTAGAAGATGGGATGCTGCAAAAGGTAAAACAATCTCTATGAGATCTAAAGAAGAAGCAGATGACTATAGATATGTTGTAGAACCAGATTTACCACCAATCATAATCTATGATGAACAAATTGAAACAATAACTAAATCTTTACCTGAAATGCCAGATGAAAAGAAAGAAAGATTTTTAACTTCATATGAACTTACAGAAAAAGAAGTTGATATTTTAATAGGCGATAAAGGACTTGCTACTTTCTTTGAAAAAGTTGTAGAATTAGGTGCTAAGCCTAAAATTGCTTCTAACTGGATATTAGGTGATATTTTAAGAATATTAAATGATAGAAAAATGGAATCTGAAGATATGCCTCTTGAAGCTGAAAACTTTGCAAAGCTTCTTAAGGTAGTTGAAGAAGGTAAAATTAGCAATAATGTAGGGAGAGAAGTTCTTGATGAAATCTTTGATGAAAACAAAGATCCAATGAAGATGATTGAAGAAAAAGGGCTTATGCAAATCAGTTCGTCTGATGAACTTGAAAAAATAGTTGATGAAGTAATTGCAAATAACCCTCAATCAGTAGAAGACTTTAAAGCAGGAAAGACACAAAGTGCTGGATTCTTAATGGGTCAAGTAATGAAATTGTCAAAAGGTAAAGCGAACCCAAAAGTCGCTAAAGAACTTGTTGACAAAAAACTTAGTGAGATTTAA
- a CDS encoding IS3 family transposase: MTQRDNNELNISWLCKMARVSRSGYYNWLHSFGQRCNKEEQDRADFTLILEAYKYRGYDKGRRGIYMRLLHMGVRMNQKKISRLMKKYNLFCPIRKANPYRRMAKALKTDAISDNLVKREFVEHGAGKILLTDITYLFYNHGCKAYLSVIKDAYTKQVLSYVVSESLEVDFVLETINNLIDKHGDSLQMDAILHSDQGCHYTSISFRQLLKDKELRQSMSRRGNCWDNAPQESFFGHMKDEIHLDRCSTYDELCNEIDNYMDYYNNERYQWKLAKLAPNQYAEYIITGKHPLNDEQTGLP, encoded by the coding sequence ATGACTCAGCGTGATAATAATGAATTAAATATAAGTTGGCTATGTAAAATGGCTCGCGTGTCGCGAAGCGGATACTATAACTGGCTTCATTCATTTGGGCAACGATGTAATAAGGAAGAACAGGATAGAGCTGATTTTACACTAATATTAGAAGCCTATAAGTATCGTGGATATGATAAGGGTAGACGTGGAATATATATGCGGCTGCTACATATGGGCGTGCGAATGAATCAGAAAAAGATTAGCCGTCTAATGAAGAAATACAATCTCTTTTGTCCAATTAGGAAGGCCAATCCGTACCGTAGAATGGCGAAAGCTCTTAAGACAGATGCCATATCTGATAACCTTGTAAAACGTGAATTTGTAGAACATGGTGCAGGGAAAATACTTCTTACAGATATCACATATTTATTTTATAACCATGGCTGTAAAGCTTATCTTTCTGTCATTAAAGATGCGTATACAAAACAGGTTCTGTCATATGTAGTAAGCGAGTCTCTTGAAGTTGATTTTGTGTTAGAAACTATTAATAACTTAATTGATAAACATGGAGACAGCCTTCAAATGGATGCTATTCTTCATTCAGATCAAGGCTGTCATTATACCAGCATTTCTTTCCGTCAGTTGCTGAAAGACAAAGAGCTGAGGCAGTCTATGTCACGAAGGGGAAATTGCTGGGATAACGCACCGCAGGAATCTTTCTTTGGGCATATGAAAGATGAAATACATCTAGACAGATGCAGTACTTACGATGAACTTTGCAATGAAATTGATAATTATATGGACTATTATAATAATGAACGTTATCAGTGGAAACTAGCGAAGCTGGCACCAAATCAATATGCAGAATATATAATAACTGGAAAGCATCCGCTCAACGATGAACAGACAGGTCTTCCATGA
- a CDS encoding HTH domain-containing protein encodes MGVNHFTEEQQEELRNNPYIEKVSNKSITYTTEFKELFAKEYRAGKIPSQILTECGINHKFLGKKRKDALVAMVKRCEFRSDGFEDIRKCNLGRPVAKDLTDAERIARLEHQIKYLKQENEFLKKSNF; translated from the coding sequence ATGGGCGTCAATCATTTTACAGAAGAACAACAAGAAGAATTGCGAAATAATCCATATATCGAAAAAGTTAGTAATAAATCAATAACTTATACAACTGAATTTAAAGAACTGTTTGCAAAAGAATACCGTGCCGGAAAAATACCATCTCAAATATTGACTGAATGTGGAATTAATCATAAGTTCTTAGGTAAAAAACGTAAGGATGCTCTTGTTGCAATGGTGAAGAGATGTGAATTTCGCTCAGATGGCTTTGAAGATATAAGAAAATGTAACTTAGGTCGTCCAGTTGCAAAGGATTTAACTGATGCTGAACGAATTGCCAGACTCGAACATCAAATTAAATATTTAAAACAAGAAAATGAATTTTTAAAAAAATCGAATTTCTAG
- a CDS encoding Spo0E family sporulation regulatory protein-aspartic acid phosphatase, producing MIFFENLFYVDYNLFYVYKLVKRGTIMNRFELFKLRYNIRLRKCLLNNMLCILSPRNKIVIRISQNLDKHIVKYQKKA from the coding sequence ATGATTTTTTTTGAAAATTTATTTTATGTAGATTATAATTTATTTTATGTGTATAAATTAGTAAAAAGAGGTACTATCATGAATAGATTTGAATTATTTAAGTTAAGATATAATATACGTTTAAGAAAATGTCTCCTAAATAATATGCTTTGTATTCTTTCTCCTAGAAATAAAATAGTTATCCGTATTTCTCAAAATCTGGACAAGCACATTGTTAAATATCAAAAAAAGGCCTAA